A single genomic interval of Coregonus clupeaformis isolate EN_2021a chromosome 36, ASM2061545v1, whole genome shotgun sequence harbors:
- the LOC121552355 gene encoding coiled-coil domain-containing protein 25 isoform X3 translates to MGKDKYENEDLIKYGWPEDIWFHVDKLSSAHVYLRMPKGLTIEDIPKEVLIDCALLVKNNSIQGCKMNNINVVYTPWANLKKTGDMDVGQIGFHRHKEVKIVAVEKEVNEIVNRLETKEERYPNLAAEKESRDGEERNEKKAQIQDQKNKENDDIKNKRELDELESYSSLMMSDNMTTNEDGNDSDDFM, encoded by the exons ATGAAGATCTCATCAAATATGGATGGCCTGAAGACATTTG GTTTCATGTGGATAAACTCTCTTCTGCCCATGTGTACCTTAGAATGCCTAAGGGACTGACAATTGAGGATATTCCCAAGGAAGTCTTGATTGACTGTGCACTGCTTGTGAAAAACAACAGCATCCAAG GATGTAAAATGAACAACATCAATGTTGTCTACACACCATGGGCCAACCTAAAAAAAACAGGGGACATGGATGTAGGCCAAATAGGTTTCCATCGACACAAGGAG GTGAAGATTGTGGCAGTAGAGAAGGAAGTGAATGAGATTGTGAACAGGTTGGAGACAAAAGAGGAGCGATACCCTAATCTAGCAGCAGAGAAAGAGTCtcgagatggggaggagagaaacGAGAAGAAGGCCCAGATACAAGATCAGAAAAATAAGGAGAATGAtgacataaaaaataaaagagaGCTGGATGAGCTCGA GAGTTATTCTTCGCTGATGATGAGTGACAATATGACAACAAATGAG GATGGAAATGATTCTGATGACTTCATGTAA
- the LOC121552355 gene encoding coiled-coil domain-containing protein 25 isoform X4, which yields MPKGLTIEDIPKEVLIDCALLVKNNSIQGCKMNNINVVYTPWANLKKTGDMDVGQIGFHRHKEVKIVAVEKEVNEIVNRLETKEERYPNLAAEKESRDGEERNEKKAQIQDQKNKENDDIKNKRELDELESYSSLMMSDNMTTNEDGNDSDDFM from the exons ATGCCTAAGGGACTGACAATTGAGGATATTCCCAAGGAAGTCTTGATTGACTGTGCACTGCTTGTGAAAAACAACAGCATCCAAG GATGTAAAATGAACAACATCAATGTTGTCTACACACCATGGGCCAACCTAAAAAAAACAGGGGACATGGATGTAGGCCAAATAGGTTTCCATCGACACAAGGAG GTGAAGATTGTGGCAGTAGAGAAGGAAGTGAATGAGATTGTGAACAGGTTGGAGACAAAAGAGGAGCGATACCCTAATCTAGCAGCAGAGAAAGAGTCtcgagatggggaggagagaaacGAGAAGAAGGCCCAGATACAAGATCAGAAAAATAAGGAGAATGAtgacataaaaaataaaagagaGCTGGATGAGCTCGA GAGTTATTCTTCGCTGATGATGAGTGACAATATGACAACAAATGAG GATGGAAATGATTCTGATGACTTCATGTAA